From Micromonospora echinospora:
GTCGCCGGGCTGCTGCTCGACCTGGCCGCCGAGGCCGGGGTGGTGCCCGTCTGGGAACAGGTCTGCCTGCCGCTGCTTGGTGCGCTGCGCGGCGACGGCGCCGCCGAGATCGCGATGGAGCACGCCCTCTCCGAGGGGCTGCGGGTCGGGCTGGACGTGTTCGGCCGAGAGCCGACCCGGCCGTTGCCCGCCCAGGGCGTGCTGCTGGCCGGCGCGGAGCACGAGACGCACTGCCTCGGGCTGCACGCGCTCGCCGCGGCGCTGCGCGAGCGCGGGCGCGGCGCCCTGTACCTCGGCCCGGCCCTGCCCTGGTCCGCGCTGGCCAGCGCGGCGGAGCGGGTCCGGCCGCGGGTGGTGGTGGTCTGGTCGCAGACCCCGGTGACCGGCCGCGCGTACCGCCTGGTCCGCCTGCGTCGCGACCTGCCCGGGGTACGGGTGCTCGCCGCCGGTCCGGGATGGATCGAGCCCTTCCCGCCGACCTCGGCGGTGCCGCAGCGCCTCACCACGCTCGGCGAGGCCACGCTGGCCTGCCTGCGCGGCGTGAGCCCTGCCTGACGCCCGGCGCGCTCAGGCGGCGCGCTCAAGCGGCGCGTTCAGGCGGCGCGGAAGCCGCGCAGCAGCACGGCGACCGCGGACTCCGGGTCGAAGTCGTCCTCCGGGCAGGCGAGCTGGTTGCTCAGCAGCCCTTCGATCAGCGCCAGCAGCATCCGGAAGTGGGCCGGCGGATCGGTCGAGCCGAGCGCGGCGAGCAGCGGCTCTCCCCGTTCGGCCAGCCGCGCCCGCCCGGCCTCGATCGCCGGGCGCAGGTCGGGCCGCACGGCCGCCTCGACGAACAGCGCGTACCGGGCCAGCGTGACCACCCGCCGCTGATCGGTGAACTCCCGGATCAGCTCGCCGAGCACCTGGGCGAACGCGGCGACGTCGCCGGGTGGCAGGTCCACGGCGAGCCGCTGCCAGGCCAGCGTCTCCACCTCGACCAGCCGGTCGAACACGCCGGTGACCAACGCCTCCCGGGTGCGGAACCGGTTGGACGCGGAGCCCTCGGGCAGGCCCGCCTCGGCGTCCACGGCCCGGTGGGTGAGCTGCCGCGGCCCGCCGGTGCCGAGCACCCGGATGGCGGCGTCGAGCAGGAGTTGCCGGCGATCGGTCACCCGGCCAGACTACAGC
This genomic window contains:
- a CDS encoding transcriptional regulator; translated protein: MLTENMPAGAAETARKRLTAAAEDLDDNQVAGLLLDLAAEAGVVPVWEQVCLPLLGALRGDGAAEIAMEHALSEGLRVGLDVFGREPTRPLPAQGVLLAGAEHETHCLGLHALAAALRERGRGALYLGPALPWSALASAAERVRPRVVVVWSQTPVTGRAYRLVRLRRDLPGVRVLAAGPGWIEPFPPTSAVPQRLTTLGEATLACLRGVSPA
- a CDS encoding TetR/AcrR family transcriptional regulator; its protein translation is MTDRRQLLLDAAIRVLGTGGPRQLTHRAVDAEAGLPEGSASNRFRTREALVTGVFDRLVEVETLAWQRLAVDLPPGDVAAFAQVLGELIREFTDQRRVVTLARYALFVEAAVRPDLRPAIEAGRARLAERGEPLLAALGSTDPPAHFRMLLALIEGLLSNQLACPEDDFDPESAVAVLLRGFRAA